In Orcinus orca chromosome 15, mOrcOrc1.1, whole genome shotgun sequence, the DNA window taaggttaacagctgatctttcagcagaaactctgcaagctagaagggactgacaggacatatttaaagtgatgaaggagaaaacctacaaccaagattattctacccagcaggatctcattcagatttgatggataaattaaaagctttacagacaagcaaaagctgagagagttcagcaccaccaaaccagctttacaacaactgctaaaggaacttctcaaggcaagaaacacaagagaaggaaaagacctacaataacgaaccaaaacaattaagaaaatgggaataggaacatacatatcaaaaactaccttaaatgtaaatggattaaatgctcccataaaagacacagactgtctgaatggatacaaaaacaagacccatatatatgctgtgcacaagacacccacttcagacctagggacacatacagactgaagtgacaggatggaaaaagatattccatgcaaatggaaatcaaaaggaagctggaataGTAATTcttatatcagatgaaatagactttaaaatagactattacaagagacaaagaaggacactacataatgatcaagggatcgatccaagaagaagatataacaattgtgaatatttatgcacccaacataggagcacctcaatatataaggcaggggcttccctggtggtgcagtggttgagagtacgcctgccgatgccggggacacgggtttgtaccccggtccgggaggatcccacatgccacggagcagctgggcctgtgagccatggccgctgagcctgcgcgtccagagcctgtgctctgcaacgggagaggccacaacagtgagaggcctgcgcaccgcaaaaaaaaaaaatatatatatatatatatatgtgtatatatatatatatgtgtatatatatatagcaagtactaacagccataaaaagggaaataacagccataaaaggggaaatagaccaAAAAAGTGtaacacaggacttccctggtggcgcagtggttgagagtccacctgccgatgcaggggacacgggttcgtgccccagtctgggaagatcccacatgccgcagagtggctgggcccgtgagccatggcccctgatcctgtgcgtccagagcctgtgctccacaacgggagaggccacaggtgtgagtggcccgcgtaaagcaaaagaagtaacacattcatagtaggggattttaacatcccactttcaccaatggacagatcatccgaaatgaaaataaataaggaaacacaagctttaaatgatacactaaacaagatggacttaattgatatttataagacattccatccaaaaacaacagaacacacatttttctcaagtgctcatggaacattctccaggatagatcatatcttgggtcacaaatcaacccttggtaaatttaagaaaattgaaattgtatcaagtatcttttctgaccacaacaccatgagactagatatcaattacaggaaaagatctgtaaaaaatacaaacacatggaggctaaacaatacactacttaataatgaagtgatcactgaagaaatcaaagaggaaatcaaaaaatacctagaaacaaatgacaatggagaaacgatgacccaaaacctatgggatgcagcaaaagcagttctaagagggaagtttatagcaatacaatcctaccttaagaaacaggaaacatctcgaataaacaacctaaacttgcacctcaagcaattagagaaagaagaacaaaaaaaccccaaagttagcagaaggaaagaaatcataaagatcagatcagaaataaatgaaaaagaaatgaaggaaaggatagcaaagatcaataaaactaaaagctgattctttgagaagataagcaaaattgataaaccattagccagacacatcaagaaaaaaagggagaagactcaaatcaatagaattagaaatgaaaaaggagaagtaacaactgacgctgGAGAAATACATGAgggattactataagcaactctatgccaacataatggacaacctggaagaaatggacaaattcttagaaaggcacaacctgccaagactgaatcaggaagaaatagaaaatatgaacagagcaatcaccagcactgaaattgaaagtgtgattaaaattcttccaacaaacaaaagcccaggaccagatggcttcacaggcgaattctatcaaacatttagagaagggctaacagatatccttttcaaactcttccaaaatatagcagggaaggaacattcccaaattcattctgcgaggccactgccaccctgataccaaaaccagacaaaggtgtcacaaagaaagaaaactataggccagtatcacagatgaacatagatgcaaaaatcctcaacaaaatattagcaaacagaatccaacagcacattaaaagaatcatacaccatgatcaagtgaggtttattccaggaatccaaggattcttcaacatacgaaaatcaatcaacgtgataaaccatattaacaaattgaaggagaaaaaccatatgatcatctcagtagatgcagagaaacttttgacaaaattcaacacccatttatgataaaaacccttcagaaagtaggcatagagggaattttcctcaacataataaaggccatatatgacaaacccacagcgaacatcgtccggtgaaaaactgaaaccatttccactaaggtcaggaacaagacaaggttgcccactctcaccactcttattcaacatagttttggaaattttagccacagcaatgagagaagaaaaggaaataaaaggaatccaaatcagaaaaggagaagtaaagctgtcactgtttgcagacgacatgatactatacatagagaatcctaaggatgctaccagaaaactactagagctaatcaatgaagttggtaaagtagcaggatacaaaaccaatgcacagaaatctctggcattcctatactctaatgatgaaaaatctgaaagtgaaatcaagaaaacactcccatttaccattgcaacaaaaagaataaaatatctagaaataaatctacctaaggatacaaaagacctgtatgcagaaaattataagacactgatgaaagaaattcaaaatgatacaaatagatggagagatataccatgttcttggattggaagaatcaacattgtgaaaatgactctactaccaaaagcaatctacagattcaatgcaatccctatcaaactaccactggcatttttcacaggactagaacaaaaaatttcacaatttgtatggaaacacaaaagaccccgaagagccaaagcaatcttgagaacgaaaaacggagctggaggaatcaggctccctgacttcagactatactacaaagctacagtaatcaagacactatggtactggcacaaaaacagaaagatagatcaatggaacaggatagaaagcccagaggtaaactcacgcacatatggtcaccttatctttgataaaggaggcaagaatacacagtggagaaaagacagcctcttcaataagtggtactgggaaaactggataagtacatgtgaaagtatgagattagaacattccctaacaccatacacaaaaataagctcaaaatggattaaaacctaaatgtaagtccagaaactatcaaactcttagaggaaaacataggcagaacactctatgacataaatcacagcaagatcctttttgacccacctcctagagaaatggaaataaaaacaaaaataaacaaatgggacttaatgaagcttcaaagcttttgcacagcgaaggaaaccataaacaagaccaaaagacaaccctcagaatgggagaaaatatttgtaaatgaagcaactgacaaagattaatctccaaaatttacgtgctgctcatgcagctcaataacaaaaaatcaaacaacccgatccaaaaatgggcagaagacctaaatagacatttctccaaagaagaaatacagattgccaacaaacacatgaaaggatgctcaacatcattaatcattagagaaatgcaaatcaaaactacaatgagatatcatctcccaccagtcagaatggccatcatcaaaaaatctagaaataataaatgctggagagggtgtggagaaaagggaaccctcttgcactgttggtgggaatgtaaattgatacagccactgtggagaacagtatgaaggttccttaaaaaactacaaatggaactaccatatgacccagcaatcccactactgggcatataccctgagcaaaccataattcaaaaagagtcatgtaccaaaatgttcattgcagctctatttataatagcccgaaaatggaaacaacctaagtgcccatcatcggaagaatggataaagaagatgtggcacatatatacaatggaatattactcagccatataaagaaatgaaattgcgttatttgtagtgaggtggatggatctagagtctgtcatacagagtgaagtaagtcagaatgagaaagacaaataccgtatgctaacacatatatatggaatctaagcaaaataaaatgtcatgaagaacctaggggtaagacgggaataaagacacagacctactacagaatggacttgaggatatggggaggggaaagggtaagctgtgacaaagtgagagggtggcttggacatatatacactaccaaacgtaaaataggtagctagtgggaagcagccgcatagcacacagagatcagctcggtgatttgtgaccacctagaggggtggtatagggggggtgggagggagggagacgcaagagggaagagatatggtaacatatgtatatgtataactgattcactttgttataaagcagaaaccaacacaccattgtaaagctgttatactccaataaagatgttaaaaaaataaataatttggataaaaaaatagtaaagcatttctttatttacagtaaaaatttaacatctacttttcttttttcgaACTATTAAGtgctgttgttttaaattttaaataacaccACAGACTAAAAACAgctaacataaaaatattttatgcttgcCACCTCAAGTCATGGGAATGCTACCAGATTGAAGGTCTATCTATCTATGTTGAAGCATAActccaaacaaaaaaattaatacctTAACTAATtacctgagaaagaaaagaaataggttaTGCAccttggggcgggggtgggtgggaaaggATTAAAATCGGTCATTTTCCAGGAAATTCATTATCCCAACtaaccttaattttaaaagttgttcATGCCGGCCGCCAGAATTGctcgctctttctctctctctctctctctctctctctctctctctctctctccccctccccccccgcccctcctcgCGACGTTGACTTAACACGCCTGCGCACTGTGCCTTGCGTGACCTCTAGGACTTGCCCAGCAGGCAACGCTTCTGTCTCGGGTTAAAATGGCGGGTAGGCCTGCCGTTGCGGCATCACGCAAATCGCTGCAGGGTATTCGAAAATGGTATTACAATGCTGCCGGGTTCAATAAACTGGGCTTAATGCGAGATGATACAATATATGAGAATGACGATGTAAAAGAAGCCATAAGAAGGCTTCCTGAGAACCTTTATAATGACAGGATGTTTCGCATTAAGAGAGCCCTGGACCTGACCGTGAGGCAGCAGATCTTGCCTCAAGAGCAGTGGACAAAATATGAGGAGGATAAATTCTACCTTGAACCACATCTGAAGGAGGTTATtcgggaaagaaaagagagagaagaatgggcaaaaaaaaatcatgtagtcTAAATCTGGATGCAGCTATCGTAAAGTATTTTTATGAAGTTGGTTAAACCTGAAATATACAATGTAGAACTATCTGGGCTGTAAATGTATTACTTTAAATAGATCtctattatagttttaaaaataaataaataaaagttattcatTATAACTCTGATGAAATGAAGATTTctttcaagtttttatttttagtgtcgTATCCAAAACTGATTTTAGTATTTCATAGATTGTTGACATGCATGTAAAATATCCTGGTATTAAATGCTTGATAAATGTACCCAAAATTGAATGTACCCAACAAATGGGGAAATCACAAAGACAAATAAAACTCAAGATAAAAGATTTTAaccatttgctttaaaaatactgcAGAAATGGCAGAAGAAATAATTCAGTACCTAATATTGTGGAGAAAATATCCCAGAAAAATCAGGACTGAATTGAACTAGAGAAACCAAGACTTGACATATACACAAGAAAAAGTTAACTGAATTATACAAGCTACAGAGATTTGTAGCCTATTAAACCATGCTTCATATCTTAACTTGAAAATACTTAACTTGGGCAGCTGtttgaaataatgtttttgaaattaataTGCAAATGTACTTGTCCTTGGGCACATCATATTTCTCCCCAACTCTGACCCTATTCGACTTCTTGTATTCTTTCAGGTTAGGcatttttatctcttctattACTCTGACAAGTCTTTATTTCAGCTATTATCTATAGCTGGGCTTTGTGATCCCCTTTCTCTCATTAGTTTATATAAGCTCACtttgatctttcttctttttttaaatggaagttaATAATTAGTATCTCCTTGAATTACAaggaagattaacaggaaaatACATGGATGACCTACTATAGTGTCAAGAATAAATTTGGTGATTTTATCAGGATGCTAATCTATGAACCAAGTTCTCAGCAATCTCATACCACAAATACTTAAGAGTCAGTGGGGATGCAGTCCCTCAGTGACTCAAGCTTGATTGAGACTCCCCCATCTCATAACTACAGCATCTGGTtgcctaaaaaaagaaagataaaagaattaTTCACAGGTCTTTTACTGCTTCTGGTCTGAAAAAATAGGCATATAACTTTTacttatatttcattaaaaaattaatctcaTAACCCTTCCCAGTTGTAGTAGGGTTATTGGTAAACCATGATATGTCTACCACAGTGGTCAAAAGATTTTAGTTCCTTTTTTACTCTCTTATGTCATATCCCAGTCACAGTCATTTCAGCTTACTAATTATCCAGAAGTTAGAGATAGTTAATGAAATCCTACAGAATTAAAGCTAGGCTTTTCTTAGAGCAGTTGGGTGGAAGGGAAGATACCATGATAACAATTACAGGTTTTGCTGCGTCTGGAATCACCAAGTGCCCACTTGGAATCTTCGCCTGTAATTTTTGCAGGTATCTCAACCTCAGTATTTCCAAACCTACCTTTGACATCCCCTACACAGGAAATCTCTCTTGAAATCCAATTAGCCATCAAGTTTTGTCAATTCTGTTTCCATATTATACATTGCTGCTGTTACTCATATTATCCCTTTCTGGGCACCGTGATTAATCTGAGAGCTGGGATGCACTGGAACCTTCAAGTGGGCAATAAACTGTTACAATAGATGGGAGAAACAGAACAACCATTTCAAAGTCCTGGAATTGCAGATGCTTTTTTAGCACTGATtagaaaattcaaattatttcattGAAAACTAACATCATATTAactaatgtttaaaataaaaataaatataa includes these proteins:
- the LOC101271752 gene encoding cytochrome b-c1 complex subunit 7-like, encoding MAGRPAVAASRKSLQGIRKWYYNAAGFNKLGLMRDDTIYENDDVKEAIRRLPENLYNDRMFRIKRALDLTVRQQILPQEQWTKYEEDKFYLEPHLKEVIRERKEREEWAKKNHVV